A portion of the Haliaeetus albicilla chromosome 29, bHalAlb1.1, whole genome shotgun sequence genome contains these proteins:
- the LOC138682883 gene encoding olfactory receptor 14J1-like, translated as MLRAHCGRNLPSPLHVPHAQKKLMSNSSSITEFLLLPFADTRQLQLLHFWLFLGIYLAALLGNSLIITAVACAHHLHTPMYFFLLNLSLLDLGSISTTVPKSMANSLWDSRAISYWGCAAQVFFFAVFITAEYCVLTVMAYDRYVAICQPLHYGTLLGSRACVHMAAAAWASGFLNAVLHTANTFSLPLCQGNAVGQFFCEIPQILKLSCSRSYLREVGLLGLSACLAFGCFVFIVFSYVQIFRAVLRIPSEQGRHKAFSTCLPHLAVVSLVISTGTFAYLKSPSIFSPVLDLVVAVLYSVVPPAVNPLLYSMRNQELKDALRKMMSGCFSEAINALFSSAEHS; from the exons ATGCTGAGAGCTCACTGCGGGAGAAAtcttcccagccctctgcatg TGCCTCATGCCCAGAAGAAGCtaatgtccaacagcagctccatcactgagttcctcctcctgccatttGCAGACACGCgacagctgcagctcttgcacttctggctcttcctgggcatctacctggctgccctcctgggcaaCAGCCTCATCATCACCGCCGTAGCCTGCGCCCACCACCTCCAcacccccatgtacttcttcctcctcaacctctccctcctcgacctgggctccatctccaccaccgTCCCCAAATCCATGGCCAAttccctgtgggacagcagggccatctcctactggggatgtgctgcacaggtcTTTTTCTTTGCCGTCTTCATCACAGCGGAGTATTGTGTCCTCACCGTCATGGCCTAcgaccgctacgttgccatctgccaacccctgcactacgggaccctcctgggcagcagagcttgtgtccacatggcagcagctgcctgggccaGTGGGTTTCTCAACGCTGTGCTGCACACggccaatacattttcactaccaCTCTGCCAAGGTAATGCTGTGggccagttcttctgtgaaatcccccagatcctcaagctctcctgctcacgctcctacctcagggaagttggCCTTCTTGGGCTTAGTGCCTGTTTAgcatttggttgttttgttttcattgttttctcctatgtgcagatcttcagggccgtgctgaggatcccctctgagcagggacgccacaaagccttttccacgtgcctccctcacctggccGTGGTCTCCCTGGTTATCAGCACTGGCACGTTTGCCTACCTGAAGTCCCCCTCCATCTTCTCCCCAGTTCTAGACCTggtggtggcagttctgtactcggtggtgcctccagcagtgaaccccctcctctacagcatgaggaaccaGGAGCTCAAGGATGCCCTGAGGAAAATGATGAGCGggtgcttttcagaagcaattaacgccctgttttcttctgcagagcatTCATAA